The genomic region GTATCTTGAAAGCAATGGTACTGTCAATTATAATCTCCGGATTATCAAACCGGGTGAATTCATTGGACTTTCAGCTGTTTTTGGCAAGAACACCTTCAATTATTCCTCTGTTGCATTAATGGAATGCCAGGTATATTTAATTGAAAAAGAAGCCATAGCAACAATCTCCCGTCAGAACGGCCCGTTTGCCTTTACAATCATTAAACGGTATTGCGAACAAAATGCCGATTTGTTTGGGATCGTGCAAAATCTGAATTATAAACAGATGAACGGTAGGCTTGCGGATACACTGCTTTATCTGGAAAACATTAAACAGGAAAATCCGGCGATATTCCAGATGCTTTCACGAAAAGATGTTGCTGAATTTTCGGGCATATCAACCGAGAGTGCGGTGAAACTGCTGAAAACGTTTGAGAAAGACGGGTTAATAGTTTTGAATGAAAAAGATATCATAATCACCAATACTGCAGCCCTCGAAGAGATCAGCAAAAAGGGATGATCCGGTTCTGTTTAAAACTTTCCTTCAAAACAGGTATCTAAAAAGGATGCAAAAAATGCATATGAATTGATATTTTTGATTTATTTGTACTTCTTAATTGCGTGAAACCCACTGTGTGATCACTTAGCTCATTTGGCCTGTAAATGGAGGAAAGAACGAATAACAGCATTATAACGGTTGAGCATCTTACCCATGCTTTCG from Bacteroidales bacterium harbors:
- a CDS encoding Crp/Fnr family transcriptional regulator, whose translation is MKTILETDQDFICDIQAPCFQMLSPVEVELVRGSKTQVVFRKGDNLTKQGAFASYVLFIIKGYAKQYLESNGTVNYNLRIIKPGEFIGLSAVFGKNTFNYSSVALMECQVYLIEKEAIATISRQNGPFAFTIIKRYCEQNADLFGIVQNLNYKQMNGRLADTLLYLENIKQENPAIFQMLSRKDVAEFSGISTESAVKLLKTFEKDGLIVLNEKDIIITNTAALEEISKKG